CGAAGTGTGGGACCTGATGGGCATTAAATTCTCCGGCCACCCGGATTTACGCCGGATTCTGATGTGGGAAGGCTATCCTTATTTTCCTTTGCGAAAGGATTTCCCGGTTCAGGGCGTACCTACTGAGTTGCCCGGCGTCGCCTTCACGGAGGCAGCCCCCACGCAGGGCGCGCCATTCGCCACGGAACAGGGCCGCTGCCCCAGTGCATGCCGCGAACCCCGGTCCCATAAATTCTAGCCCATTTTCCAGCCCCGCAAGGCGGGGCCCATCCCATGACCCGACTCCCCCTCATTCTGCCCGTGTGTATCATCAGCCTGCTCAGCGGCTGCCAGGACGCAAATCCGGCAGAGCAGGAATGGAGGGACCAGTTGTATAAAAATCTGGCGATCGTGGGAGCCAGAAACTGGATTGTCATTGCGGAGTCCTCCTTCCCCGCCTATACGGGCGCGGGCATCAAGACCATGGTTTCCGACAAGACGTCAGATGAAGTGCTCATGGACGTGCTGAATATGCTGGAGGAGGAGGCCCATGTGGTTCCCCGCATCATGGTCAGCTCTGAACTGCGCAGCGTCACGGAGGATTACGCTCCTGGCGTCAAGCGTTACCGCAATAATATCAACAAGATGCTTCCGGGACGCCAGCATTTTGAGTTGATGAGCCGCACGATCAATTCCCTGATCGAAGACGCCGCCAAGCAGTTCAACGTGCTGGTCATCAAGACCAGGACGTCCCTGCCCTATTCCAATATTTACATTGAACTGGATTCCGGGTACTGGAATTCGGAATCGGAGACGGCCCTGCGCAAGTCCCTGGAGGCCAAGGACGCGGCCAACCGCCGCGCGGCACAGGACACGGTGCTGGACGTCCCCCTTGCTCCGGGAGCGGCCCCCGCGCCCGCGACGCAAGCTCCCAAGGCAGGCCCCCAGACGCCGGGAACGCCTGCCGCCCCCACGGATAACCTGCCGGAGCTGCCCCGGGAAAACGGCCAGCCGTCCTCCCCTGCCGGAGACAAGGCTCCGGGAATTGCCCCTCCCCCCATCAAGGACCCGCTGGGCGGCAAGACCTCCATGGCAAGACTTTCATGAACCATCATATGGACAAGGCCACAGAAGAACGCCTCCGCGTGGAGGCATGGGTAGGGGACGCCATTCTGGCGCTGTACGTCAGGGAATGGATTCTGGCGGAAGAAGGAGCGATCAACGGAAAGCTTTTCATTGAGTTCACCAGCAATGATTTCCTGCGCCGCACCGGCAACGCCACAGGCGTGGAGGCGGAAATAGGCCGCACGTTCAAGACAGGCGGCCTGGAAGCGGCTTATGCGTGGATTGAGCACCATCTGAAACCCCGCATGGAGGAGCGCTGGCATACCCTGCGCAGGAACGCCTCCCGGTAAACCGCCGCCATGTCCGCCACCGGAACATCCCTGCCCTGGGACCGGGACAACGGCCCCTGCGTGATGGCGCCACCCCATTTGAAGGACTGGGGGGAACGTGCCGCGGCCTTTCTTTCCCGCCAGGGGATGGACAAGGCCGTTGCCTTTACCACGTCCGGTTCTTCCGGTTCCCCGCCCAAAGCCATTTTATTCACCCGCCGCGCCTTGGACGCCTGCGCGCGCGGCGCGCTGGACCACCTGCACGCGGAACGCGGGGACTGGTGCTGCCCGCTGCCCGTCTGGCACGTGGGAGGCGCCATGATCCACCTGCGCGCCGCCCTGGCCGGGACCGCCGTCCATACGCTTCACGGCAAGTGGAATCCGCATGCTTATGCGGACCTGATGAAAAGTTCCGGGGCCCGCTGGTCCTCCCTGGTCCCCACGCAGGTTATTGACCTGGTCAGCCATCGCCTCCAGGCTCCGGCCACCGCCGGATGCATTATTGTGGGCGGGGGGGCGCTGGACTTGGAAATGGGGCGGAAGGCACGCGCCCTGGGCTGGCCCGTGGTGCAGAGCTACGGCATGACGGAGTCCGGCTCCCAGCTGGCTACCGCCCTCCCCGGCGATCCCTACCACACGGACCGCCTTTCCCTTCTGCCGCACTGGGAGGCGGCAACGGATGAAGGAGGGCTCCTGCGCTTCCAGGGGGAAGGCAAGTTGTGCGGACGCCTGCTGACGCAGGCCGATGGAGGTTTTCTGCTGGAACGGGTGGCCCCGCAGGAGTGGTGGCGCACCCGTGACCTGGCGCGCCTGGAAGGGCGCCTGCTGACCTTCCTGCGCCGGGCTGACAGGCTCGTCAAGGTTCTGGGGGAACTGGTGGACCCGGATGCCGTTCAGGATGCCCTGCGCCGCAGCGTTCCGGAGGCCGTGGTGGAGGCCGTCCCGCATCCGCGCGCGGGAACCGAACTGGTCGCCTGCGGGCCTTCCGCGGCATTGCTGGAACAGGCCTGCCGTGAATGGAATGCGGCGGCTCCCGGCCCCCAGCGCATCCGTTCCGTCATGGAGACGCCTCTTCCCCTGACGGTGATGGGGAAACTGGACCGCAGCCGGCTGCGCGCCCTGCTGCGGGAACAGCCGGAAAAACGCCGGGAGGTTTAGTGCGCCGCCCGCCGGAAGTTTTTATTTAAAATGGCGCGGACCGGAGGGACGCTGCGGGCTTGAAATCCCCGGTTCCTTCCGCCCCTCCCGCCCGTGAAGCCCGCTCCCATGGCCCCTGTCCGTACCCCCGGAGCCGTTTCAGGAGCCTGCTTTAAATTAAAGAACGTGACATAATAAATAGTTAAACATTCAGTCACGTGAAAAACGCTTGTAGGGCAGAGGTTTTTCCTGCTAGAAAAGAGCTGACCCATGCGTGCCCGTCTTCTGCTTATTCCCTTTATTTTTTCCCTCCCGGCCCACGCCCAGGACGCTCCGTCCCAGGCGCCCGCAAATCCGCCCGGACAGGCGGAGTCCGCCCCGGTCCGGGACCTTTCCCAACTGCCCATGGACGGCGGCTGGACGTATGGGGAACTGCTTGACAAGGCCGCCACGGGAGATTTCCGGGCCAACATGCTGGCCGGGGAGTACTGGATGGGACTTTATTACCTGAACCGCGGGGACCTGCCGCTGGCCTGCCTGGAACACATGCAGCATTTTTTCCGTGACGCGGCGACCGCATCCGGGC
This DNA window, taken from Akkermansia muciniphila, encodes the following:
- a CDS encoding AMP-binding protein; this translates as MSATGTSLPWDRDNGPCVMAPPHLKDWGERAAAFLSRQGMDKAVAFTTSGSSGSPPKAILFTRRALDACARGALDHLHAERGDWCCPLPVWHVGGAMIHLRAALAGTAVHTLHGKWNPHAYADLMKSSGARWSSLVPTQVIDLVSHRLQAPATAGCIIVGGGALDLEMGRKARALGWPVVQSYGMTESGSQLATALPGDPYHTDRLSLLPHWEAATDEGGLLRFQGEGKLCGRLLTQADGGFLLERVAPQEWWRTRDLARLEGRLLTFLRRADRLVKVLGELVDPDAVQDALRRSVPEAVVEAVPHPRAGTELVACGPSAALLEQACREWNAAAPGPQRIRSVMETPLPLTVMGKLDRSRLRALLREQPEKRREV